In Parasegetibacter sp. NRK P23, a single genomic region encodes these proteins:
- a CDS encoding glycoside hydrolase family 43 protein, with translation MNFRQKNVLLILLACFPFGLIAQAQKKKSKVVTDPVFSAFSYKGNDAIYTDNPLKADEFYNPILQGCYPDPSITKKGNDYYLVNSSFSMFPGVPIFHSNDLVNWKQIGHVLDRRSQLKVDSAGISAGIYAPDIKYNPGNETFYMITTQIASGIGNMVVKTKDPLKGWSDPKKLNFDGIDPSIFFDDNGKAYITHNDAPDRGKTLYNGHRVIKIWEYDLQNDQVIPGTDKIIVDGGVDITQKPIWIEGPHLYKKNGKYYLMCAEGGTGGWHSEVIFVSDSPTGPFKPAPSNPILTQRHFPKDRKDKVDWAGHADLVEGPDGKYYGVFLGIRPNNQDRVNAGRETFMLPVDWSGEFPVFENGLIPMRPKLKVPKGTERKWEQGGYFQNGNFTFNEDFSKDTLDFRWIGVRGPREEFIAKTKDGLIIKPSERNIKSNKVTSTLFHRQQHNAFEAAFTLKYAPRSATDMAGLVCYQSERFNYVFGITRKGTEDFLVLAKTNKGETTVVASVKIDTGKPVRLQVVANHDEYRFNYSTDGTNFQNLGGTVSGDVLSTNVAGGFTGSLIGLYATTGNDIQPQ, from the coding sequence ATGAATTTCAGACAAAAGAATGTACTGTTGATCCTTCTGGCCTGCTTTCCTTTTGGCCTGATCGCGCAAGCGCAGAAAAAAAAGAGCAAAGTGGTAACCGACCCGGTTTTTTCCGCTTTCAGCTACAAAGGGAACGATGCCATTTATACTGATAATCCCTTAAAGGCAGATGAGTTCTATAACCCGATTCTGCAAGGCTGTTACCCTGACCCCAGCATCACGAAGAAGGGGAACGACTATTACCTGGTCAACTCTTCTTTCTCCATGTTTCCCGGGGTGCCTATTTTTCATTCCAACGACCTTGTGAACTGGAAACAGATCGGCCATGTGCTGGACCGCCGTTCCCAACTGAAAGTGGACAGTGCGGGCATCTCCGCGGGTATTTACGCCCCGGATATCAAATACAATCCCGGCAACGAAACGTTTTATATGATCACCACACAAATTGCTTCCGGCATCGGAAACATGGTGGTGAAAACAAAAGATCCTTTAAAAGGATGGAGCGATCCGAAGAAACTGAACTTCGACGGCATCGATCCTTCCATCTTTTTTGACGACAACGGAAAGGCCTATATCACACACAACGATGCCCCGGACAGAGGTAAAACACTGTACAATGGCCACCGCGTGATCAAAATCTGGGAATACGACCTTCAGAACGACCAGGTAATTCCCGGCACAGATAAGATTATCGTGGATGGGGGCGTGGACATCACCCAAAAACCCATCTGGATCGAAGGCCCGCACCTGTACAAGAAGAACGGTAAATATTACCTTATGTGCGCCGAAGGCGGTACCGGCGGCTGGCACAGTGAAGTGATCTTCGTGAGCGACAGCCCAACGGGCCCCTTCAAACCAGCGCCAAGTAACCCTATCCTTACGCAGCGACATTTCCCTAAAGACAGGAAAGACAAAGTAGACTGGGCCGGACACGCCGACCTGGTGGAAGGTCCCGACGGAAAATACTACGGTGTTTTCCTCGGCATTCGTCCCAACAACCAGGACAGGGTTAACGCGGGCAGAGAAACATTTATGCTGCCCGTAGACTGGTCCGGTGAATTCCCCGTTTTTGAGAACGGACTCATCCCCATGCGTCCCAAACTGAAAGTGCCGAAAGGCACAGAAAGGAAATGGGAGCAGGGCGGTTATTTCCAGAACGGCAACTTTACTTTCAACGAAGATTTCTCCAAAGATACCCTCGATTTCAGATGGATCGGCGTGAGAGGTCCCCGCGAAGAATTCATCGCAAAAACGAAGGACGGTCTGATCATCAAGCCTTCTGAAAGGAACATCAAATCGAACAAAGTAACCTCCACACTTTTTCACCGCCAGCAACACAATGCTTTTGAAGCGGCGTTCACCCTTAAATACGCGCCACGGTCCGCGACTGATATGGCCGGACTGGTTTGTTACCAGAGTGAAAGGTTCAATTATGTATTCGGCATTACCCGCAAGGGCACCGAAGATTTCCTGGTGCTCGCTAAAACTAACAAAGGTGAAACCACGGTGGTGGCCAGCGTAAAAATTGATACCGGCAAACCCGTTCGTTTGCAGGTTGTGGCCAACCACGATGAATACAGGTTCAACTATTCTACCGACGGTACCAATTTCCAGAACCTTGGCGGAACGGTGTCAGGCGATGTGCTTTCCACGAATGTGGCAGGCGGCTTCACCGGCTCACTGATTGGATTGTATGCCACAACGGGGAACGATATTCAGCCACAATAG
- the nagB gene encoding glucosamine-6-phosphate deaminase: MSMVDSFEKIPVAIHATPKDGSRAVAAAIAALIREKQSKGEKCVLGLATGSTPISMYAELVRLHREEGLSFQNVVTFNLDEYYPIDNDAWQSYNRFMHRNLFDHVDINPANINIPNGEIAKEDVKKHCAEYEERIDRAGGIDLQVLGIGNNGHIGFNEPGSAIYSKTRLITLDNSTRIANSHEFRNISEVPRLAITMGISTIMKARKVILMAWGMKAAIVQKAVEGPVTDQIPASLLQDHNDCQFVLDEVAAAELTRNKSPWLTGDCEWTPKMIRKAVVNMSLKTGKPVLSLTTSDYNDNGLSDLLVEKGDAYEINLQVYYMLRDSITGWPGGKPNAVIPAHPERSTPYPKKCLIFSPHPDDDIISMGGTFMRLHDQGHEVHVAYQTSGNIAVTDEFVTRFIDFAVGFEEISGSDNTKSKSILAEAQQFIAGKKKNDMDTPMIRSIKGLIRRGEAAATCRYVGLKEGQWHFMNLPFYETGAIQKNPMGEEDIRITMELLRKIKPHQVYCAGDLADPHGTHKVCLDIIFESMRRLKEAGETWINDCWVWLYKGAWQEWDISEIEMAIPMSPDQVMKKRFGIFIHQSQKDMVPFQGSDSREFWQRAEDRNSNTANLYAQLGLTQYAAMEAFVRWHY, translated from the coding sequence ATGAGCATGGTAGATTCTTTTGAGAAGATCCCGGTGGCGATCCACGCTACACCGAAGGATGGTTCTCGTGCAGTGGCCGCTGCTATAGCCGCACTGATCAGAGAAAAACAAAGCAAAGGCGAAAAATGTGTTTTAGGACTGGCAACGGGTTCCACCCCCATTTCCATGTACGCTGAACTGGTTCGGCTCCACCGCGAAGAAGGCCTGAGTTTTCAAAACGTGGTCACTTTTAACCTTGATGAATACTATCCGATCGACAATGATGCCTGGCAGAGCTACAACAGGTTCATGCACCGCAACCTTTTCGATCATGTGGACATAAATCCCGCCAACATCAACATTCCCAACGGAGAGATCGCGAAGGAAGATGTAAAAAAACATTGCGCGGAATACGAGGAACGCATCGACCGTGCCGGCGGTATCGACCTCCAGGTGCTGGGCATCGGCAACAACGGCCATATCGGCTTCAACGAACCCGGTTCCGCCATCTATTCCAAAACACGACTCATCACCCTCGATAATTCCACCAGGATCGCCAACTCCCACGAGTTCCGCAACATATCTGAAGTACCGCGCCTCGCCATCACCATGGGCATCAGCACCATCATGAAAGCGCGTAAGGTAATCCTGATGGCCTGGGGCATGAAAGCCGCCATCGTGCAGAAAGCCGTGGAAGGACCGGTTACCGACCAGATTCCCGCCTCGCTGCTCCAGGACCATAACGATTGCCAGTTCGTACTCGACGAAGTGGCGGCCGCTGAACTTACCCGCAATAAATCGCCCTGGCTTACCGGAGACTGTGAATGGACCCCTAAGATGATCCGCAAAGCGGTGGTGAACATGTCGCTGAAAACTGGCAAACCCGTGCTCAGCCTTACTACAAGTGATTACAACGACAATGGATTAAGCGACCTCCTCGTGGAAAAGGGAGACGCCTACGAAATCAACCTCCAGGTATACTACATGCTCCGCGACTCCATCACCGGATGGCCCGGCGGAAAACCCAATGCCGTGATCCCCGCGCACCCGGAACGCTCAACGCCCTATCCCAAAAAATGCCTGATCTTCTCCCCCCATCCCGATGACGACATCATCTCCATGGGCGGCACCTTCATGCGTTTGCACGACCAGGGGCACGAAGTACATGTGGCTTACCAGACCTCCGGAAATATCGCCGTTACCGATGAGTTCGTGACCCGTTTTATCGACTTCGCCGTTGGCTTCGAAGAAATCTCGGGCAGCGACAATACAAAATCGAAAAGCATCCTAGCCGAGGCCCAGCAATTCATCGCGGGGAAAAAGAAGAACGATATGGATACCCCCATGATCCGTTCCATCAAAGGACTGATCCGCCGCGGAGAAGCCGCCGCCACCTGCCGTTACGTTGGCCTGAAGGAAGGACAATGGCATTTTATGAACCTGCCCTTCTACGAAACCGGCGCCATCCAGAAAAATCCCATGGGCGAGGAAGATATCCGCATCACCATGGAACTCCTTAGAAAGATAAAACCCCACCAGGTATATTGCGCGGGCGACCTGGCCGATCCGCACGGTACACACAAGGTATGCCTCGATATTATTTTTGAATCGATGCGCCGCCTGAAAGAAGCGGGTGAAACCTGGATCAACGACTGCTGGGTTTGGCTGTACAAAGGCGCCTGGCAGGAATGGGATATTTCCGAAATAGAAATGGCCATCCCAATGAGTCCCGACCAGGTGATGAAAAAACGCTTCGGCATTTTTATACATCAATCGCAGAAAGATATGGTTCCTTTCCAGGGTTCTGATTCCAGGGAATTCTGGCAGCGTGCCGAAGACAGGAACAGCAATACCGCTAACCTGTATGCGCAGTTAGGGTTAACGCAGTATGCGGCGATGGAAGCATTTGTGCGGTGGCACTATTAG
- a CDS encoding DUF1304 domain-containing protein, with product MKIVASVLVALVALEHLYILWIEMFAWTTKGKKTFRSFPEHLFEPTKALAANQGLYNGFLAAGLIWSLCIGSEEWARNVAVFFLMCVIVAGVYGAATASRSIFFKQALPAVLALGAVLIWW from the coding sequence ATGAAAATAGTCGCGTCTGTTCTCGTAGCATTGGTGGCCCTTGAACACCTATATATCCTTTGGATCGAAATGTTTGCATGGACCACCAAGGGTAAAAAAACATTCCGTTCTTTCCCGGAGCATTTGTTTGAACCCACAAAGGCGCTGGCCGCCAACCAGGGGCTTTACAACGGGTTCCTGGCTGCTGGCCTGATATGGAGTTTGTGTATCGGTTCGGAAGAATGGGCAAGAAATGTAGCGGTCTTTTTTCTTATGTGCGTAATAGTGGCGGGTGTGTATGGCGCGGCCACGGCATCAAGGTCAATATTTTTTAAACAGGCTTTGCCTGCGGTGCTGGCGTTGGGGGCGGTGTTGATTTGGTGGTGA
- a CDS encoding biopolymer transporter ExbD gives MAEITAPSEHSRARSGPYKMKKKPSRVDLTAMVDVCFLLIMFFIFTTQLEELKAMDLYVPKDTLKDSTKSPESGTLTLLLGKEGSIHFYEGIFDAARPDLLKTAQASGIREYIIRKKRNTDPEKLMIIIKPTNEATYKQTVDILDEMTINDIKRYALTDISEMEATALAKR, from the coding sequence ATGGCAGAAATAACAGCGCCCTCCGAGCACTCCCGTGCACGATCCGGCCCATACAAAATGAAAAAGAAGCCATCCCGCGTTGACCTTACCGCCATGGTAGACGTGTGTTTCCTGCTCATCATGTTCTTCATTTTCACGACACAACTGGAAGAGCTGAAAGCGATGGATTTGTATGTCCCAAAGGACACGTTAAAAGATTCCACCAAATCCCCTGAATCCGGCACACTTACCTTATTACTGGGAAAAGAAGGCAGTATTCATTTCTATGAAGGCATTTTTGATGCCGCGCGGCCCGATCTACTTAAAACCGCTCAGGCTTCGGGTATCCGCGAATACATCATCCGGAAAAAAAGGAATACAGACCCTGAAAAATTAATGATCATCATCAAACCAACCAACGAAGCCACTTATAAGCAAACCGTAGACATATTGGATGAAATGACCATCAACGATATTAAGAGATATGCGCTTACTGATATCAGTGAAATGGAAGCAACAGCGCTGGCCAAACGATAA
- a CDS encoding hybrid sensor histidine kinase/response regulator transcription factor has product MNKFTITLRFCSARALLRCLFALITLFSFQTSIGQLSEYNFVNFDNRDGLSSNSVNAILKDHTGYMWFGTDDGLNKFDGSKFVVYHHNTSDTNSISSNKISALCEDGDGNLWIGTSKSLSLYDRKRNLFLNTHITQGNAVRALYADQSGNIWVGCYMGLLRYNHKKGELQHFIADGKPGSLKSGIVSSILKDRKGRLWVGTNGGLHLYKPATGKFDVFMNSKDPRSISDNNMKAIVEDASGNIWIGTGGGGLNVFQPQDSTFKTYRSVEGNERTLLSDRVICLAVAPTGKLWVGSEKGLVIMDPETGLAQRIPHNPRNAFSLKGQSLRSLYIDKKGLYWVGSYQNGVAKYDTNLPFFHLVHGNPFDPYGLRAPNVTSFAEGKNGDIYVGADVGGLSVYHPKTGLFDQVKLSGKIVTVLALERAGDELWIGTYGNGIYVLNIQTGSIRNYHTKDGFSGLNCDEIFCLKKDRKGNIWVGPNGNEVMLFLPEKGVFQGFSNYLGGPTGTKPPARAYVRDIQEDEQGNIWLATHGRGVDVYNPNDRSLKLYNSLNTGFLLEEAFSILPGRNGKIWLGTYGNGLFVFDKRNGKLTNMNTNQQLSNAAINKILEDGSGKLWIGTNKGLSSLDPDRNIVRNYTFRNGLQRSSFNRGAGIIASTGELYFGGVEGFNHFFPDKLRHNANVPPVTFTGLKVDNQAVKPTTEKKSIINDHIGEAERIQVNYKQNLEIEFAALDFTNPDECDYWYYLKGFDKKWSRAGRTNSAVFTNLDPGEYEFQVKAVNTNEGWTTQTASVKLFVKPPFWRTNLAYVCYVLLAAALILGARRRGISKLKLKFAAEQEKQQIKQLIEAERREAERQRDFDQARIKFLTNLSHEFRTPISLISGPVQSLLEGETNAKKIGQLTMVKRNSRRLLNLVNHLLDFRRLEDKESHLNPEPGNIVDFVQEISESFRDLANRKGIGFLLTTAIESYYTQFDKDKMERILFNLLSNAFKFTPRGGTITVHVKQGERPGEEVFIEISDTGIGMSAEESSRIFDRFFQAETPPEIMNQGSGIGLSIVKEYVRMHEGNIQVQSMKGKGTSFTLIFPLKEVMVPEVAVARENTADSMEKTLEPAELVSDDAGERMTILLVEDDDDFRAYLRGHLEDEYRIIEAADGREGWQKALSGHPNVIISDISMPHMNGIDLSNKIKSDKRTAHIPVILLTALTGDTHQLMGLKTGASDYLSKPFSGEVLKLKIRNLVALNEQLKKTYSKRLKLDVPETAVQSENEKLLLKIRAYIEKNMYNENLSVEQLSKHLFMSRATLYNKILDMTGETPVEFIRSVKLQKAVELLEHSDMRIADIAYSVGFTSPNYFARAFKLKFNMSPTEYATQKRGTTG; this is encoded by the coding sequence ATGAATAAATTTACCATTACACTGCGTTTTTGCAGCGCAAGAGCCTTGCTCCGGTGCCTGTTTGCCTTAATAACACTCTTTTCTTTCCAAACATCGATTGGGCAGCTCAGTGAATACAATTTCGTCAATTTCGATAACCGTGACGGACTTTCCTCCAATAGTGTAAACGCTATTTTAAAGGACCACACTGGTTATATGTGGTTCGGCACGGACGATGGCCTGAATAAGTTCGATGGCAGCAAGTTTGTAGTTTACCACCACAACACTTCCGATACCAATAGTATTTCTTCCAACAAAATATCAGCCTTGTGCGAAGACGGCGATGGGAACTTATGGATAGGTACCAGTAAATCTCTTTCGCTCTACGACCGGAAAAGGAACCTTTTCCTGAATACGCACATCACGCAGGGAAATGCAGTACGCGCCCTCTATGCCGACCAATCGGGAAACATCTGGGTGGGCTGTTATATGGGCCTTTTGCGGTACAACCATAAAAAAGGGGAATTGCAGCATTTTATTGCCGATGGAAAACCTGGAAGTCTGAAGTCCGGAATCGTTTCCAGCATATTGAAGGACAGAAAGGGAAGGCTATGGGTGGGTACCAATGGTGGCCTGCACCTCTACAAACCAGCCACGGGAAAATTTGATGTTTTCATGAACAGTAAGGATCCGCGCTCGATCAGCGACAACAATATGAAGGCGATCGTGGAAGATGCTTCGGGAAACATCTGGATCGGGACGGGAGGGGGTGGATTAAATGTATTTCAACCGCAGGATTCAACTTTTAAAACATACAGAAGTGTGGAGGGGAATGAGCGCACACTGTTAAGCGACCGGGTGATCTGTCTGGCCGTCGCCCCCACCGGCAAACTCTGGGTGGGTAGTGAAAAAGGGTTGGTGATCATGGACCCTGAAACCGGCCTGGCGCAGCGGATACCGCACAATCCCCGGAATGCATTCAGCCTGAAAGGACAATCGCTCCGCAGTTTATACATCGACAAGAAAGGATTATACTGGGTGGGAAGTTACCAGAACGGGGTGGCGAAATACGATACCAATCTTCCTTTTTTTCACCTGGTACACGGGAATCCCTTCGATCCGTATGGACTTCGCGCGCCCAATGTCACTTCTTTTGCGGAAGGAAAGAACGGTGATATCTACGTTGGCGCCGATGTTGGTGGCCTTAGCGTCTATCACCCGAAAACGGGATTGTTCGATCAGGTGAAACTCTCCGGTAAGATCGTAACGGTGTTGGCGCTGGAAAGGGCGGGCGACGAGCTTTGGATCGGCACTTATGGCAATGGAATATACGTATTAAACATCCAGACCGGAAGCATACGCAATTACCACACGAAAGATGGCTTCTCTGGCCTTAACTGCGATGAGATATTTTGCCTGAAGAAAGACAGGAAAGGAAATATATGGGTGGGGCCTAACGGGAATGAGGTCATGTTATTTTTACCTGAAAAGGGCGTTTTTCAGGGATTCAGCAATTACCTCGGAGGACCTACGGGAACAAAACCACCCGCCAGAGCTTATGTAAGGGATATCCAGGAAGATGAGCAGGGTAACATCTGGCTAGCCACCCATGGAAGGGGTGTTGATGTGTATAACCCAAATGACCGGAGCCTGAAGTTGTACAACAGTTTGAATACGGGCTTTTTACTCGAAGAAGCTTTCTCTATACTGCCTGGAAGGAATGGAAAGATTTGGCTCGGCACCTACGGTAACGGTTTGTTTGTTTTCGACAAAAGAAACGGTAAGCTCACCAATATGAACACGAACCAGCAACTCTCTAACGCGGCCATCAACAAGATACTGGAAGATGGTTCCGGCAAGTTGTGGATCGGTACGAATAAGGGACTCAGTTCGCTGGACCCTGATCGTAATATCGTTCGCAATTACACCTTCAGGAACGGTTTACAAAGAAGTTCCTTCAACAGGGGGGCGGGTATCATCGCGTCTACAGGCGAACTGTACTTCGGGGGCGTGGAAGGGTTCAACCATTTCTTCCCCGATAAACTCAGGCACAACGCTAATGTTCCGCCGGTGACGTTTACCGGACTAAAAGTGGATAACCAGGCGGTTAAGCCAACCACTGAAAAAAAGTCCATCATCAACGATCATATTGGCGAAGCAGAAAGGATACAGGTTAATTACAAGCAGAACCTGGAAATAGAATTCGCCGCGCTCGATTTTACGAACCCCGATGAATGCGACTACTGGTACTACCTGAAGGGCTTTGATAAAAAATGGAGCAGAGCGGGCAGAACCAACAGCGCGGTATTTACCAACCTTGATCCCGGAGAATACGAGTTCCAGGTAAAAGCGGTGAACACCAACGAAGGCTGGACCACCCAAACGGCATCCGTTAAGCTCTTTGTTAAGCCACCTTTCTGGCGCACCAACCTCGCTTATGTTTGCTATGTTCTATTGGCCGCAGCTTTGATATTGGGCGCAAGGCGAAGGGGCATCAGTAAACTGAAACTGAAATTTGCCGCTGAACAGGAGAAACAGCAGATCAAACAACTGATAGAGGCGGAACGCCGGGAAGCGGAGCGCCAGCGGGATTTTGACCAGGCCAGGATAAAATTTCTCACCAACCTCAGCCATGAATTCCGAACGCCGATTTCCCTGATCTCAGGGCCGGTGCAGTCGTTGCTGGAAGGCGAAACCAATGCCAAAAAGATAGGCCAGCTTACCATGGTAAAACGGAATTCCAGGCGGCTGCTCAACCTGGTGAACCATTTGCTGGATTTCCGCCGGCTGGAAGACAAAGAATCGCACCTGAACCCGGAGCCGGGTAATATCGTCGACTTTGTGCAGGAAATCAGCGAATCTTTCAGGGACCTCGCCAATAGAAAAGGTATTGGCTTCCTGCTTACCACCGCAATAGAATCTTACTACACACAGTTCGACAAGGATAAAATGGAACGCATCCTGTTTAATCTCCTGAGCAACGCGTTCAAGTTCACCCCCAGGGGCGGAACAATAACGGTGCATGTAAAGCAGGGAGAACGTCCGGGAGAAGAAGTATTCATTGAGATTTCAGATACCGGTATAGGCATGTCGGCCGAAGAATCAAGTCGTATATTCGACCGTTTTTTCCAGGCTGAAACACCGCCGGAGATCATGAACCAGGGCAGCGGCATCGGCCTCTCGATCGTGAAGGAATATGTAAGGATGCACGAGGGCAATATCCAGGTACAGAGTATGAAAGGGAAGGGCACCAGCTTTACCCTCATCTTCCCGTTGAAGGAAGTAATGGTACCCGAAGTTGCGGTAGCGCGCGAAAACACCGCCGACTCAATGGAAAAAACACTGGAGCCGGCCGAACTAGTTTCAGACGATGCGGGCGAACGCATGACGATCCTCCTGGTAGAAGATGATGATGATTTCAGGGCTTACCTTCGCGGTCACCTGGAAGATGAATACAGGATCATCGAAGCGGCCGATGGCAGGGAAGGATGGCAGAAAGCGCTTTCGGGCCACCCGAATGTGATCATCAGCGATATCAGTATGCCCCACATGAATGGTATCGACCTCAGCAACAAGATCAAGTCCGATAAGCGCACCGCACATATCCCGGTGATCCTGCTGACGGCGCTTACCGGCGATACCCACCAGCTGATGGGGTTAAAAACAGGGGCCAGCGACTATCTCTCCAAGCCTTTCAGCGGCGAAGTGCTGAAACTTAAAATACGTAACCTCGTGGCCCTGAATGAACAATTGAAAAAAACGTACAGCAAGCGGCTCAAGCTGGATGTGCCCGAAACCGCCGTTCAGTCGGAAAACGAGAAGCTCCTCCTCAAAATCAGGGCTTACATCGAAAAGAACATGTACAACGAGAACCTCTCGGTGGAGCAACTCAGCAAGCACCTGTTTATGAGCCGGGCCACACTTTACAATAAAATACTTGATATGACCGGGGAAACACCGGTGGAGTTCATCCGCTCCGTTAAACTACAGAAAGCGGTGGAACTGCTGGAGCACAGCGATATGCGGATCGCCGATATTGCTTATTCGGTCGGGTTCACCAGTCCCAACTATTTTGCCCGGGCATTTAAACTGAAATTCAACATGTCGCCCACGGAATATGCGACTCAAAAACGGGGAACAACCGGTTAA